A region of Colletotrichum higginsianum IMI 349063 chromosome 10, whole genome shotgun sequence DNA encodes the following proteins:
- a CDS encoding Polysaccharide lyase family 3 produces MFANAGALTITILAALPTGLACLGYTGGLPKATSSKAISAPIYVKSGEVFDGGWAKYDRNPTSCRSQQEGGEADTAFVLEKGATLRNVIIGKTAGEGVYCLGGGCNIEFVWFEDVCEDAISIKEDKAGDVTWIVGGGAYHASDKIIQHNGCGRVNIINFYAEDYGKVYRSCGTCGKCAREVYIEGVTARKGGEVAGITKSNGDKATLVNVCTDAKTPCQNYSGPGVKDGAC; encoded by the exons ATGTTCGCGAATGCCGGGGCCCTCACGATTACCATCCTCGCGGCTCTCCCCACGGGCTTAGCCTGCTTGGGTTATACCGGAGGACTGCCAAAGGCTACTTCCAGCAAGGCAATCTCTGCCCCAATCTACGTCAAGTCCGGTGAAGTCTTtgacggcggctgggccAAGTACGATAGGAATCCCACCTCCTGCAGAAGCCAGCAAGAAGGAG GTGAGGCTGACACCGCTTTCGTCCTCGAGAAAGGAGCCACTCTGCGGAATGTCATCATTGGCAAGACTGCCGGCGAGGGAGTATATTGCCTGGGAGGCGGTTGCAACATTGAGTTCGTCTGGTTCGAGGACGTTTGTGAGGACGCCATCTCCATC AAAGAGGACAAGGCCGGTGACGTGACCTGGATTGTTGGTGGCGGTGCCTACCATGCCTCCGACAAGATCATCCAACACAACGGCTGCGGCCGCGTCAAC ATCATCAACTTCTACGCCGAAGACTATGGAAAGGTTTACCGTTCATGCGGAACT TGTGGAAAGTGCGCTCGTGAGGTGTACATCGAGGGTGTCACCGCTCGTAAGGGGGGCGAGGTGGCTGGAATCACCAAGTCCAACGGCGACAAGGCCACGCTCGTCAATGTTTGTACCGATGCCAAAACCCCTTGCCAGAACTACAGTGGTCCCGGCGTCAAGGATGGCGCTTGCTAG